Proteins found in one Zea mays cultivar B73 chromosome 1, Zm-B73-REFERENCE-NAM-5.0, whole genome shotgun sequence genomic segment:
- the LOC103645686 gene encoding imidazole glycerol phosphate synthase hisHF, chloroplastic yields MEKKTSGTNAKTVAIYEEPGKYGGGLEGCVLLGFDIRDVQSPEDIVAAERLVFPGVGAFGSAMDVLNRTGMADALREYIQRDRPFLGICLGLQLLFDSSEENDPVSGLGVIPGVVRRFDSSNGLIVPHIGWNALQITKDTPLLQGADGQHVYFVHSYRVLPSDANRDWISSICNYGDNFISSISMGNIQAVQFHPEKSGATGLSILKEFLRPNSLGTKLEFLQPLAMERVQYCISVDANDVVMYTVLVLVVNGSEEIEAINLY; encoded by the exons ATGGAGAAGAAAACATCTGGTACAAATGCAAAAACAGT GGCTATATATGAGGAGCCTGGGAAGTATGGCG GTGGGCTTGAGGGCTGTGTGCTTCTTGGCTTCGACATCCGCGACGTGCAGAGCCCGGAGGACATCGTCGCCGCGGAACGGCTCGTTTTTCCCGGTGTCGGCGCCTTCGGCTCCGCCATGGACGTCCTCAACAGGACGGGCATGGCCGACGCACTCCGTGAGTACATCCAAAGGGACCGCCCCTTCCTAGGCATCTGCCTCGGTCTCCAGCTGCTCTTCGATTCCAGCGAGGAGAACGACCCGG TGAGCGGCCTCGGTGTGATACCAGGCGTGGTCAGGCGATTCGACTCCTCAAATGGCCTCATAGTTCCACATATTGGCTGGAACGCTCTCCAGATCACCAAGGACACACCACTGTTGCAGGGAGCTGATGGCCAGCATGTGTACTTTGTTCACTCCTACCGCGTACTGCCT TCAGATGCTAATAGAGACTGGATTTCCTCGATATGCAACTATGGTGACAACTTTATATCCTCCATCTCAATGGGCAACATTCAGGCAGTTCAATTTCACCCAGAAAAGAGTGGAG CTACCGGACTTTCTATTCTAAAAGAATTTCTCAGACCTAACTCTCTTGGGACCAAG TTGGAATTTTTGCAACCTCTTGCAATGGAGCGTGTGCAGTACTGCATCTCTGTCGATGCTAATGATGTCGTCAT GTACACG GTTCTTGTTTTGGTTGTTAATGGTTCAGAGGAAATTGAAGCCAtcaatctctactaa